Proteins found in one Flavobacterium channae genomic segment:
- the ytxJ gene encoding bacillithiol system redox-active protein YtxJ: MNNWITITSEDAVKDIIANSKTRTQIIFKDSVTCGISAYAKERLVKGNDLLIAKADFNYLDLLSYRNVSNFIAEELNVIHQSPQIIVLKNGEVVYRVSHHSIQPEDIAKYL, from the coding sequence ATGAATAATTGGATTACCATAACTTCAGAAGATGCAGTAAAAGATATAATTGCCAACTCAAAAACTAGAACACAGATTATTTTTAAAGATAGTGTTACTTGTGGTATTAGTGCTTATGCCAAAGAACGATTGGTTAAAGGAAATGATTTATTGATTGCTAAAGCCGATTTCAATTATTTGGATTTGCTTTCGTATCGCAATGTGTCTAATTTTATTGCGGAGGAATTGAATGTGATTCATCAATCGCCACAAATTATTGTTTTAAAGAATGGGGAAGTGGTATATCGTGTTTCGCATCACAGTATTCAACCAGAGGATATAGCGAAGTATTTGTAA